In one Thermodesulfobacteriota bacterium genomic region, the following are encoded:
- the fliJ gene encoding flagellar export protein FliJ, which produces MAFRFRLETLLRYRQDLEDAAERELGRQAHILTGLQEELAAIGRRLATLRQELEIQQAEGMAVVRLRLYLHGISHFERLRGEQETRIQVQAHAVDKARADLVRRRQERQIVERLRERQAERYLLEERRHQDRQADAMAVLRFRHAGPGEVSP; this is translated from the coding sequence ATGGCCTTCCGTTTCCGCCTGGAGACCCTTCTTCGCTACCGCCAGGACCTGGAAGACGCCGCGGAGCGGGAGCTGGGCCGGCAGGCCCACATCCTGACCGGGCTCCAGGAGGAGCTGGCCGCCATTGGCCGCCGCCTGGCCACCCTGCGCCAGGAGCTGGAGATCCAGCAGGCCGAAGGGATGGCGGTGGTGCGGCTGCGGCTCTATCTGCACGGCATCAGCCATTTCGAGCGCCTGCGGGGCGAGCAGGAGACCCGCATCCAGGTGCAGGCCCACGCGGTGGACAAGGCCCGGGCCGATCTGGTGCGGCGGCGCCAGGAGCGCCAGATCGTGGAGAGGCTCCGGGAGCGGCAGGCGGAGCGGTACCTTCTGGAGGAGCGCCGGCACCAGGACCGGCAGGCGGATGCAATGGCGGTCCTGCGCTTCCGCCATGCCGGGCCAGGGGAGGTGAGCCCATGA